A single Candidatus Rokuibacteriota bacterium DNA region contains:
- a CDS encoding ankyrin repeat domain-containing protein produces the protein MRGLVAAAAALLLSGCAGSASKPLAAAALNGDTATVQALLAEGAPVNGRGPIGTTPLMLAAQRGHTEAARALLDARADVNARRAKPEEGRTALIDAAWGGHTEIVRLLLARGADANARAESGATALTGSAVQGHGAIVDLLLAKGADPNLKADDGRTPLMEAAKEGRAAIVERLLRKGADVNAINAAGVTALMLAAFGGHADAVRLLLASGADVNLRSRAGATALNAATTKGHAGIAELLRFVGARE, from the coding sequence GTGAGAGGGCTCGTCGCCGCGGCCGCCGCGCTCCTCCTCTCGGGCTGCGCAGGGTCGGCGAGCAAGCCGCTGGCCGCGGCCGCTCTCAACGGCGACACGGCCACGGTCCAGGCCCTCCTCGCCGAGGGAGCGCCCGTCAACGGGCGCGGGCCCATCGGCACCACCCCCTTGATGCTCGCCGCGCAGCGGGGCCACACGGAGGCGGCGCGCGCGCTCCTCGACGCCAGGGCCGATGTCAACGCCCGCCGCGCCAAGCCCGAAGAGGGACGCACTGCCCTCATCGACGCCGCGTGGGGTGGGCACACGGAGATCGTGCGCCTGCTGCTCGCCCGGGGTGCCGACGCGAACGCGCGCGCCGAGAGCGGCGCCACGGCCCTCACGGGCTCCGCCGTGCAGGGCCATGGCGCCATCGTGGATCTCCTTCTCGCGAAGGGCGCCGATCCGAACCTGAAGGCAGACGACGGCCGCACCCCGCTCATGGAAGCGGCCAAGGAAGGGCGCGCGGCGATCGTGGAGAGGCTGCTGCGGAAGGGCGCCGACGTGAATGCGATCAACGCGGCCGGGGTGACCGCCCTGATGCTCGCCGCCTTCGGCGGTCACGCCGACGCGGTCAGGCTCCTGCTGGCCAGCGGCGCCGACGTCAATCTGCGCTCGCGCGCCGGTGCCACCGCCCTCAATGCCGCCACGACCAAGGGCCACGCGGGAATTGCCGAGCTCCTCCGCTTCGTGGGCGCCAGGGAGTGA